From Anaerobacillus alkaliphilus, the proteins below share one genomic window:
- a CDS encoding ABC transporter permease, with protein MTTIVRRLVFFTALIAIWESIYRLNVEFGFLQTRFFPSPSGAVVQLYRGFFETGILSSALITSLQRITFGFALALIIGVSLGILLGRSKLADETLGSLVIALQSIPSIVWLPIALIFFGQGNTAIIFIIVLGGTWAMTMNVRMGIKNVPPLLIRAARTMGYSGSELVWKVMIPASIPAALTGARLAWAFGWRALMAGELLGRGGLGRTLLDARDMFNMDLVIAIMVIISVIGLIVEYLIFAPIERKVMTRWGLSK; from the coding sequence ATGACTACAATAGTAAGAAGGCTAGTCTTCTTTACGGCTCTAATCGCAATATGGGAGAGCATATATAGACTAAATGTAGAATTCGGCTTTCTCCAAACGAGATTTTTCCCTTCGCCAAGTGGCGCAGTCGTGCAATTATATAGAGGATTCTTTGAAACTGGCATTTTAAGTAGTGCTTTAATTACAAGTTTACAAAGGATTACTTTCGGATTTGCTTTAGCCTTAATAATCGGTGTTTCATTAGGAATTCTATTAGGACGATCAAAGCTTGCAGACGAAACTCTTGGTTCTTTAGTTATAGCGCTTCAATCAATACCAAGTATCGTCTGGCTCCCAATTGCACTGATCTTCTTTGGCCAAGGAAATACAGCAATTATCTTTATTATTGTTTTAGGTGGTACTTGGGCCATGACTATGAATGTCCGCATGGGTATCAAAAACGTCCCACCATTACTAATAAGAGCTGCCAGGACCATGGGCTATAGTGGCTCAGAACTCGTTTGGAAGGTAATGATCCCCGCTTCAATTCCAGCTGCCTTAACTGGTGCTCGTCTAGCTTGGGCTTTTGGTTGGCGCGCATTAATGGCAGGGGAGCTTTTGGGCCGTGGCGGATTAGGTAGAACACTACTTGATGCAAGAGACATGTTTAATATGGACCTAGTTATTGCCATTATGGTCATAATCTCAGTCATTGGATTAATTGTAGAGTATTTAATTTTCGCTCCTATTGAAAGAAAAGTAATGACTCGTTGGGGTCTCTCAAAGTAA
- a CDS encoding polysaccharide deacetylase family protein, with protein sequence MYDLQDQRWIKNSKQLDSSIEMKVVLTFDDGPSRQLNRILDILRDRKVSAIFFWQSKLLYKERPWKRVIEEGHAIGAHTYSHKNLVKLRRDQQLKQIKMNISQIEDITGYKVNYFRPPFGQYNEDTMSILDELDLIPMMWEISSYDWENKLTPNRIIYNVVENIMDGSIILLHELEQTVTILPQLIDEVRGKGFEFIV encoded by the coding sequence GTGTACGACCTTCAAGATCAGCGCTGGATCAAAAATAGTAAGCAACTAGACAGTAGCATAGAAATGAAAGTAGTGCTTACTTTCGATGACGGCCCTAGTCGTCAATTAAATAGGATATTGGACATTCTAAGGGATAGGAAAGTTTCAGCTATTTTCTTTTGGCAGTCTAAATTACTCTACAAAGAAAGACCATGGAAACGAGTGATTGAGGAAGGGCATGCAATTGGAGCACATACCTATAGTCACAAAAATTTAGTTAAACTTAGAAGAGATCAACAGTTGAAGCAAATTAAAATGAACATCTCTCAAATTGAGGATATAACAGGCTATAAAGTAAACTACTTTAGACCACCGTTTGGACAATACAACGAAGATACCATGTCAATCTTAGATGAGTTAGACCTAATCCCGATGATGTGGGAAATATCTTCATATGATTGGGAAAATAAATTGACACCTAACAGAATCATATACAATGTTGTTGAAAATATTATGGATGGCTCGATTATTCTTTTGCATGAATTAGAACAAACGGTAACAATCTTGCCCCAACTTATTGATGAAGTAAGAGGGAAAGGATTTGAGTTTATTGTGTAG
- a CDS encoding ABC transporter ATP-binding protein: MEHVTIKNVEKTFSNKEENTTFTVFNDINLTIKKGEFLSLLGPSGCGKSTLLNIIAGLDKATNGIVTIGTKEINGPGPDRGVVFQEAALMPWLTVLENVMFGLKKQKLSKEVAEKKALEYLKLVHLSKFVGSYPHELSGGMKQRVSIARALAMDPEILLMDEPFGALDEQTRSMLHKEVQFIWEQTGKTIIFVTHNIRESVLLSDRIVLMGTRPGGIIQEFKVDLPRPRKPSSPEFLKIEEDIMSLLAGEIEKVMKEEMGDDYNSKKASLLYGSNRNMGEHI; this comes from the coding sequence ATGGAACACGTTACGATTAAGAACGTTGAAAAAACGTTTTCTAATAAAGAAGAAAATACTACGTTTACAGTCTTCAATGACATTAATCTAACGATTAAAAAAGGTGAGTTTTTGTCTCTACTAGGTCCATCTGGCTGTGGAAAGTCAACACTGTTAAATATTATCGCTGGGTTAGACAAAGCAACTAATGGAATTGTGACGATTGGAACAAAAGAGATAAATGGTCCTGGACCTGATCGTGGTGTCGTTTTTCAAGAAGCGGCGTTAATGCCTTGGTTAACCGTCTTAGAAAATGTCATGTTTGGACTTAAAAAGCAAAAACTTAGCAAGGAAGTTGCTGAGAAAAAAGCGCTTGAATATCTTAAACTTGTACATTTAAGTAAATTCGTAGGATCTTATCCTCATGAATTATCAGGTGGGATGAAGCAGCGAGTATCGATTGCAAGAGCACTTGCGATGGATCCTGAAATTCTATTAATGGATGAACCGTTTGGGGCATTAGATGAACAAACTCGTTCGATGTTACACAAAGAAGTTCAATTCATTTGGGAACAAACAGGAAAAACAATTATCTTTGTAACTCACAATATTCGTGAATCGGTTCTTCTCTCAGATCGGATTGTCTTAATGGGCACAAGACCCGGTGGTATTATTCAAGAATTTAAAGTCGATCTTCCAAGACCGCGTAAACCTTCTTCCCCAGAGTTCCTAAAAATTGAAGAAGATATTATGAGCTTATTAGCTGGGGAGATTGAGAAAGTAATGAAGGAGGAAATGGGTGATGACTACAATAGTAAGAAGGCTAGTCTTCTTTACGGCTCTAATCGCAATATGGGAGAGCATATATAG
- a CDS encoding aliphatic sulfonate ABC transporter substrate-binding protein: MKKFLLVMMLSLVIGVLAACGSNKADTVSIGFFPNLDHAAAIVGKEKGFFEEEMKETTVEYTSFPNGNDFIDALDNNAIQIGYVGPGPAINYFLAGGDIVVLGAAANGATLIVAREGSGIETLEDFAGKSFCTPGNGCTHNVQLEIMLQDMGLTTTRRGGVVDHQPRVNPANMMIMFESGEIDAAAAPEPWGTYLVEEFGAKVITEWNEVYLGETLASVVVVTTPKFLKENPETVDQFLKAHKRAVDYTYENTADTLVTINDLLFNLSQQRLPQSVLENAWKRMVVTTETHADALQAWATASYELNFIDKEPNLEGFVDTSKLDKIIADTK; the protein is encoded by the coding sequence TTGAAAAAGTTTTTATTGGTAATGATGTTATCGTTAGTTATTGGAGTATTAGCAGCTTGTGGATCTAACAAAGCTGATACAGTATCGATTGGTTTTTTTCCAAATCTAGACCATGCAGCTGCAATCGTTGGAAAAGAAAAAGGATTTTTTGAAGAGGAAATGAAAGAAACTACCGTTGAATATACTTCTTTCCCTAACGGAAACGACTTTATTGATGCGTTAGACAATAATGCTATCCAAATTGGTTATGTAGGACCAGGACCTGCTATTAACTACTTCTTAGCAGGTGGAGACATTGTAGTATTAGGCGCTGCTGCTAATGGTGCTACTCTTATTGTTGCACGTGAAGGTTCTGGGATTGAAACGTTAGAAGATTTTGCTGGCAAATCATTTTGTACTCCTGGAAATGGATGCACACACAATGTACAATTAGAAATTATGTTACAAGATATGGGCTTAACAACAACTAGACGTGGTGGAGTTGTTGATCACCAACCACGTGTAAACCCTGCAAATATGATGATTATGTTTGAGTCTGGTGAAATTGATGCTGCTGCTGCACCTGAACCTTGGGGAACTTATTTAGTTGAAGAATTCGGAGCAAAGGTAATTACTGAATGGAATGAAGTATACCTTGGCGAAACATTAGCAAGTGTAGTTGTTGTTACAACTCCAAAATTCTTAAAAGAAAACCCTGAAACTGTCGATCAATTCCTAAAAGCTCATAAGCGTGCAGTTGATTACACGTATGAAAATACAGCAGACACTTTAGTAACAATTAACGACTTATTATTTAACTTATCACAACAAAGACTTCCACAGTCTGTTTTAGAAAATGCTTGGAAGCGTATGGTTGTTACAACTGAAACACATGCTGATGCACTTCAAGCATGGGCGACTGCATCATATGAACTAAATTTCATTGATAAAGAACCAAATCTAGAAGGCTTTGTTGATACTTCAAAATTAGATAAAATTATTGCTGACACTAAGTAG